GTGGTCATAGTTCGTGACTGTCGAGGTAAACcggatattttgaaagaaattaatttatgaatgaaaatgaatttgaaaagattgaatccggcatggatcttattttgattaatatttttttttgaactgaTACATTTTGTATGCTTATTtcttagtatattattattgcttGATTTACTAAGCCTAAGGATATACTGCTTACTGATTTGTCTAGCTTATTactttatattttactatttttatagattgaAAGAACTAGCTTGACTCGGGGATTCATCATGATAGAGAAAATTAGGAGCAGACTTTGATATTAttgttttagattaaaatttattaaaatttgatgcaaaaataTAGAATACTATcattgtaagatatttgatttggttatttgaattaaaattaaatattaattatttaaatttaatttagtttgttGTTGCTTTATGATATTGTGATGAGATATCTTGTATGCTTATGAGCAGAATTCTATATGAATATATGGTGGTTGTCATGACTTTTAAATCGCGATCTCTAGTCGGAAGCATAACAGAAAGCTTTGGAAACCATAGAAGGGGCGCTGATTGAAGATGGCTAAGGAGAGGAGTAGAGGCATAAAGGAGGAATTCCAACTCATGTTAGCCATTGTGGTTGATTGGTTGTCAGCGATGTTTTGTCCCGAAGTTAAGCAACCATGCGACCATTTATAGGGCCCAAACTTTGAGTTCGGATCCTGTCTGCAAAAAAAACGCCTCATCTTTTGAACAAGTTCACGTGCATGGAGTCAAGATGCAGTGACATGTAGGTAGTAGATTACGCTTTCTTTGTAATAAATCACGGGGATAATGAGGAGATGACTTTTTACAACGTGGCGTGTACGGGAAAGAACTTgttgacccttttttttttttttttttggcttctgAGTTACGAGGGAGATGAGGAGAAAGCTAGCACCATCTGGATTTGCAATCCCCAGGCCGGACGAAATTTGAGCCCCTCACACGCAATGGTATTGCAGTCTTTAATAGTAGGTacgaaaaattttttgtgcactgtAGAGGGTGTAGATCCGTGTGTATCGTCTGTGATAATTAACGCACATacaggatcaaaaaaaaaaatattttttttcatacacTGTATTGTGATCTGTATATAAATCAATCATCACGAACGATGCACCTCTCACATGCAATGGTAttacaatttttaataaaaaatataaaaaatattttatatatcataGATGGTATAGAGCTACATACATCGTCTACGATGATTGATTTATATGCAGgatcagataaaaaatttttttcatacgtCACATCTCGATCTGTGTATGAGCCAATTATTATGGATGGTGCATGTATTCTGCACTGTCCGTGatgcacaaaaaaattttatagcagGTGCATGGGGATCTCTGCTCTCCTTGGTTCCCATTGTACATATATAGGCCATGCATGGGTTTTGTGTTTGCTTGGGATTACAACATATGATTGGCTGATTAAGAAACTTTTATAATGAATTCCATGTTCCTATCATTAATTTTCATTTGGTTGAGACCCCTACATGGCAGGTTGAATCCATGCTGGGCTGCGTATGTATAAGGCCTCTTGAAGATGGAAACAGTTTACATATAATATATTTACTGATCTAGCTCTAATTTGGGCATTTGTAGGAGGGTCTTCAAAATACATATGCACATTCATATGCATGTACCAGCTTTCAATTCTTTGATAAGAAATTGAATGATAGATTATTTAATTGGAGTTATATATAGTTGATCACCATCTATACCGCCTAAAATGTATAGAAAGCAAGAATTATATACTTTAGTGTGCTCCTACTCAAAATAATCTCGGCTAATCTCAAATATGCAACTCCTAAAAATAATCTCAAATGTTCTAAATTCAGAGGAAGCGAAACTAAACTTGCGATGGAGCTTTAATCTTTCAAGAGAGGGTAAAATTTTGTTATTAGAGTAAATGTGAGAACCGCATATGTTTCTGTTTGAGAAGAGATAAAAACTGTATGCGTTCTTAGCTGGGAGATGCTTTGGTaccctatattttttttttgagtcattcATACTTTTGACTAgatgattataatttaatattttaaatgattaatACTAGAGAACTAGATTTAACCGAGGTGACGATTATACCTCAAATAAGATGATCCTACTCTATTAAGAACATGAGATTAATCTTGAGGTTACTACTTTTACCCCTATGATGAAAGATGTaacagattgaaaaaaaaaaaaacacatgacCAGCGGAACAGCATTAATTTACCGTTTCATATGATTAAAATACCCTCATCTTTTTTAAACTATGGATGAAAGAAGGGATTGGAGTGCATTGAGATCTAGGTGGTGGGTGACCTCATACTAAaggtgctttgagatctatgcatgcatatgaatAAAAGGGTTTGGTGGGAGATCCTTCACTATTGGCTCCATAATAAtgatgctttgagatctatgcaagtaTAAGAATGAAGATGTTTGgtatgctttgagatctatgccatGGGTGATCCTTAACTACGAGCCGTATACTAACGAATGCTTTGAGACTTGTACAAGTAAATGAATATTGAAGCGGTTTGGTGTGCTTTGAGATTTGCCTGGTAGGTGATCCTTAACAATGGATCATATATTAAGGATGTTTTTTTGATCTGTGCAGGCAAACAAATAAAGGGatttggagtgctttgagatctatatgatggatgatcCTTTACTATAGGCCATGTACTAAGACTGTTTTGAGATCTATATAGGTAGATGAATAAAGAAGATCAAAGTGTTTTGAGATCTGCATGGTGCTAGGTGATCCTTAATTATCGATCATATACTAAGGGTGCTTTGAAATTTGTGCAGATGGATGAATGAagagagtgctttgagatctttgCGATGGGTGATCCTTAACTATGAGCTATATATTAAGAGTATCTTAAGATCTATGCAGGTGAATGAATAATCTATGGAATACTTTGAGATATTTGCAATAGATGATCCTTATGCATTATATATGAAGAGTTCTTTGAGATCTATGCGAGGACTTCATCCTATAAAAAATTAATGTGAAGGATATTTTGGTCATAATATAATTTTGTGCAATATGTGATAGTCATTGAACATCATTCTGTTAATAGAGTTTGGATcagtttggaatagtttgaaaacTTAAGgacttgtttgaaactttttaaagTTAAAAGATGTCTCTGTGATAGATTTTAAGTTGAGGGAATGCCTTTAGATTTTTCACCTTAtaatatcctaaaaaattaatAGGTAGTAAACCAAATCCCTTCTTAGTTTTCCATTATAGAAAATCAAGACCCAACATAGCAAGTTTTCACCTAAAAATCATGTTTGGTCCAGCataatctagatctaattgattggGATGAACATAAAGGCGCCCAATGATTTGGACCATTACATGTCCTTCTTAACCTAGACCATGTTTTATGTGGGCTAGGACCCATGTAATGTTTACTACTAGGTTCAACTTTGCTTAGCCGATGACAAGCCTAGCCCAATTTTGATAGAGATCTTAAGCGCAGGCTAATAGTTTATAAGTTGTTTTAGCTAGAACTTACATAGGTACGAATTTGTTTATACTGTAATATATATGTTGCATAATATGTattttagttttaggacaaaggTAGAGAAATGTTAAAAATCACATTTTGCTAGTACAAAGTGAACATAAGGGTGCCTAGCTTAATCTTTTTGTTTTCAATGATGACAAAAAATAGGCTAActaataaaatttgttaaaaaaaaGAATTAAGTTTGTTTTGGATTGTTTCTTATCGGTAAATCTAAAATAGAGTTTAAATTTCttgtttaaaaaattatgatatcttttcTTGCTTGTCATTAAATATTCGGGACTAATATATCCCCATATCTCAGCAGCAATTGTTGTTATCTAACTTTGCATTAAACTCCAAGTCCAACATTACATTACTTAGCTTTACATCTCTATGGATCACACACTCTTAGTGTCGAGGCCAAACCGTGCAAGCACAATGTTGGGCCTCTCCTTTTATGTCAGCAATCTCTTGTTGTTGTATATATAGATGGTGGTTAGGTCTCTTGTTGGATATGCATTCATAAATGATCAGCAGCAAGTCTTCATTCTTATTCACAATAATAGCCGATGAGATACAGTAGATTGTGATGCCTTAGATGGCTTATGCTTGCGACTTCAGTTATATACTAGTCCCTTTTCATGACGGCCACTTCTTGCTTTATATCCTGTAATACTGCTTTCTATACCTCCCCACATACTTTTCTTCTCAATGTGCCTTCCCCTCTAAAATTTCATATTATGTCTGctagtatattataataaattttttaggtCCACTCCCTTAATTTGACAAACTATTTATGGATGAATCGAAAGCCATCTCCTCTACAGATGATGAATCAAgagttctcttctcttctttcatctcTTCATTGGCTTAGATCCTATGCCACAATATAGAACACACCAAACCCAATCCATATAATAACTCCAGAGTGCCAACAGCTGACCCCACAACCAATCCCCTCCTAGTCTTCttcataaatttattatctaGATTGGTACTTAAAATGGGACCAAAACCTTGAGAATTGAAATATGAAAGAATTTTGTGCAATCGAAGCTGAGAAGCCAATGGCAACCTACTTTAGCAAGACTTCTCTCGAGTTGACAACATTAGACTGACTCCAATTATCTCAAAATTTTGGTTCATAAGAAAGGAGGACACTCAAATTTCTAACACTCGCATTATAACTAACCCATGCATTGGCTAAGTCCTTTGTGGCTAGCGTTCAAGTCCATGCTTGCAGTTTAGTATGATTATGTTCACATTGATGCCTAcgtgatcaaaacttgattcattgTATGTAAGATATGTGGTTGTCAAACTCGACAACCATGACTTAATTCTTCATTATTCAAGCATCTATACTGTTAAATAGTCCAAGAATCCTACCCTATAAATTATGGGAGATATTGGAAGAATAAGTTGAGAGCAAGAAGGCTAGCCCATTGCCACTTATTCTGCTATCCTTGCCATTGATGATGGATACAAACTATGTGGTGAAGTCTGCGAGCACACTTGAAGTTGAGTTCTAGATAGGTAATGGTTCAAAGCATACATACTACCTCACCTTCGCATTAAGAGTGGAAGTAGAGCTGATCAAACACCGGACAGGTTTGAGTTTTGGGCTTACGTTGTTGTGTGGACTGGGCCCAATTTGGAGGAGCCAATTTAGGCTCACCCACCAAGCTTGATTTATCTTTTCCCCCATTATTATAGCCTAGGGACTATAATACACTGTTATTTCATTATAATACATAATTAGTTAATGTGTCcatctatatacatatacatacattcatatatatatatatgcatatatgcatatatgcataCATCATACATACATTACACACGCAcagaaacacacacacacacacatatagatatATCCCTACATTTGGGTGGTCTTTCATTTATTCTTGAACTTTAAAGCTTTAATACTTAGTGTAAAATACATATAGAAACCAtatctttggccaaagatttaaCCAACTGATAATCAATAACAGAATATATGTTAGAAATGTATGTATTGTGTATTTTGAGGGAAAAGAAATATCCATTACACAACCAATCTTATCATAAACCACATGATGTCAAGTCCATGACAGAATGCCAATATCTGCAACTAAGTTAGAGAATTCCTTAACATGATTGATTAATTTAACATTATAAAGCTTAAAGCACTTATTGCATGGAGCACCATCAACAACATTAAAGATGACTCAAGATAATGCTACAGCATCTTGAACAGTAAATTGGATGAAAAAGGCACCACAAAATTAGAAAAATTGGTTGTCAAGAATAGTGGTTACTTTACCGATGGATAGCCATAAATAGTCATCGGGATAGGCACATGATGGAAATGAGAAGCAATTTCCGCACCATATTACATGACAAATATATAAGACTAATTTGCAAGTCCAATGGATAACATATCAAACCTCATGGAAATATAAAGTTCAGTCTTTAAAATCTGTTTCAATTTCTTACTCAAAATAACTCAGGTACATGCTTGAGTTGGAACTTCGGAGTTAGCTGAAAATCTGCGAGATGATGGTGATGCAAGGACTGGAGGTAAATATGTTGCTATCGGCTTCCTTGGTGGCAGATCAGGCAGTGGAGTATCAAATTTGAGAATACCAATTGCTTGTCTTATTGACGGTCTCATATTGTAATCTGGATGGGCGCACCACAAACCTACAATCATCAAGCACTCCATTTGTTTCTCATCGAATTCCATATTTAACCCTTTATCCACTGCTgttaaatatatattttcttcATAAAGCTTCCAAACCCACTCTACCAAATTCACTCTATCTTGCTGCTCTCTTATATCACTTGATTTTCTACCACATGCAATTTCCAATACAACTACTCCAAAGCTATATACATCTGATTCTTTGCTAGCTTTTCCTGTAATATAACATGATGCATTTCAATtagcaaaaataaatttatatttatcattattaattttaagttaattaaaacTATGTAGACCCAACTAAGCAAGCTAAGTCAACTATGACCCAAACTTGATATGTCATGTTTGCATTCATATTGAGTCTGGCTAACTAGGGTTTATTCTTGGATACAACAGTTGATGAAGTAAGCATCTAGTGTGGATACTCAGTTTGAGCGATCAACAGCCTTTTGTATAGGCCAGACCAATCGACTATTTTGTTACACAACCTTAACTTAAGAAATTCCTTGAAACCTATATTTTCCGGGCATAACTTTGTAGGTAGAAATTTATCTATGCTTAGTGAATATCAAATACATCCCAAAAGTTCAGCTGAAATCAGACTATTAGATTCTTTGCAAGCTAAAATCAAGCCTGGCTATTGATAAAATTGGGATAGCAGTGATTGGCCTGCCTTATGGTAGAGCTCATATATAATGGACCTTACACATGTTAGGCCTATACCACAGGGCTGCCATAGGATCAAAGAGCCATTTTCCTCGGTCTAAGCCTAGCCACGATCAGCAATTCACCTCTACCTAATattaataaaatctctttgtataattttcatcaaaaaagcaTTCATTCATGGAGCCTTCAAATGCAGCTGGAATTATAATATTACTTACCTGAAGTAGCATATTCTGGTGCGATGTATCCCGCAGTCCCAGCCGCACCTGTTGTTTGCATGTAAGCGTCATGATCCACAAGCCTTGCGAGCCCAAAATCACCAAGCTTAGCATTGAAGTCCGAATCCAACATCACGTTGCTTGGCTTGATGTCTCTGTGGACCACACACTGCTCCCACTCTTCGTGAAGATAGAGTATTGCCGAGGCCAAGCCGAATGCAATCTTGtaccttgttgggtggatgtctggccaggacaccacctcccaagaccctttcagtaccacgcgatgcagcaggaagaaagaagaaacaaaacagaagaaaaacaatcaaaatacgtggatcagccacaaaagggctcgcctccacggggcatgcaaacttcactatgaaaagaaaattttacaagaggagacctcaccctcaacccttgtacacccaattctctctcacatgaagttcccctcacaaaagctctctctctcttggagaccccctgaacccctgaagagcctggcgaccgctgtccaggagcctcctgctccttctctcacagcgcctcacgcctctctctctcctctcggttcgtacggcggcgagaaaaccaaaACCCCCGttctctgctgtgtctcaggccttttaaagccttaaacataggttagagggtgattaggaatccttaatcaagccaaatcacgtcccaagccgtccgatcaacaccgggagctctctggacccttagatcgcgctccggtccacggaatagggccgtggaccgcgagaatcgagtgggaaacgtccacgcggtccacaggccgcgccgtggaccacccggtccacggtggaccggggatgggccagcaggctgctgggtcgcgcgtcccgcacgggcctgggcctgggtcgcgcgtcccgcgcgggcctgggcctgggacgcgcgtcccgcgcgggcctgggtcccgcgtcccgcccgggcctgggtcccgcgtcccacgcgggccagcgggcctgggacgcgcgtcccgcgcgccgccgcctgcggccgcgccgctgccgcccgccgccggtcgccggcggtcctccgccgtctcgattctcgtgccgacttcgaaagctcgtatctcctccatccgagctccgtttcaggtgatcttggtctcgttggactccatttttcgccgcgaacctcgctgtgggctcaatgtgggctgaatctcgaggcgtcaaatcctaacaatctccacctcgactcgatattcggcctcctccaaactccgagagcttctggatctcctcgcccccatgccctggggcaatcgcctgctgatcatggatgggcaaacatgggagtcgagccaggctgctcgatcccatctccgtcgtatgctgtgctcctcctgacctgagacctgctcggggcatcatcctgcggcaataggaatcttaccttgcgacgtcgcctctcgtcctcccgagtctcttgtctcgtgcccgatccacctcctggagctccacctcgctctgggctccacctggctcccgatgctccacctcgcactgggctccctgccaggtaataatgtcctctgctccccttcttcccctccagcacaatcctatcgccgcgtagcaccctcaggattcctccaccagctaccgtcctgtagcctctcgaatccagtctgctaagtgagataagattctgcctgaaatcgggtatgtatcggacctcccccaatctcctcactgcaccgtcatgtgtcctccagctgaccgtcccaatgcctctgatcgcacagctcgatccattcggcagatatacagtgctctcactgttctccagggagtcaaactgctcctctctgcaacacacatgatagggacatgcagaatctaatatccactgctgggaagaagtagatacctcgtcagatatctccaggacatctccatctgaatcactgccggccgtcgctacagcagccaccgtccgatttttcagttgagggcaatctctggctagatgccccaactcctcacaccggtaacacctggttttgctcaagtccctcctggacttagaccgccctcgatgcgatctcctgtcgctccgtctaccgcctcctgcacctccagaagccaccaaagctgagctatcgccacctgagctcgaagctgggttctccctcctgagaacctcgttctggagtatcgccgcggtgacctcgtccatcttgatagtgctcttccccactagaagagcagtcaccaaggactcgtacgaagaaggaagcgacgccagcaaaaccagcgccctggtcttctcctcaacgttctcgccaacgctgagaaggtcggtgaggatcttctggaagtggctcagatgctcctgcacgctctgtccctcagtcatccgcagttggtaaaactgcctccagaggaaaagagtgttggtgagagacttcgccatgtacaactcctcgagcttcgaccacagcaccgtcggggaagtctcgctcagcacatggatcaccacctcatccgccaggtacatgcggatggtactcaccgcctgcatctgtagccgtttccaatcccgcacctccatggtggtcggtttctcatcgcacaagagagcttcgatcaacccctgttggatgagcacgtccttcacccttgcctgccacaaggagaaattgctcttaccatcaaacttgttgatctccatcctgattgttcctgttttctccatcttcagtcttgctcaccaccactgcaatctgcgtccttgtaccgccttgctctgataccacttgttgggtggatgtctggccaggacaccacctcccaagaccctttcagtaccacgcgatgcagcaggaagaaagaagaaacaaaacagaagaaaaacaatcaaaatacgtggatcagccacaaaagggctcgcctccacggggcatgcaaacttcactatgaaaagaaaattttacaagaggagacctcaccctcaacccttgtacacccaattctctctcacatgaagttcccctcacaaaagctctctctctcttggagaccccctgaacccctgaagagcctggcgaccgctgtccaggagcctcctgctccttctctcacagcgcctcacgcctctctctctcctctcggttcgtacggcggcgagaaaaccaaaACCCCCGttctctgctgtgtctcaggccttttaaagccttaaacataggttagagggtgattaggaatccttaatcaagccaaatcacgtcccaagccgtccgatcaacaccgggagctctctggacccttagatcgcgctccggtccacggaatagggccgtggaccgcgagaatcgagtgggaaacgtccacgcggtccacaggccgcgccgtggaccacccggtccacggtggaccggggatgggccagcaggctgctgggtcgcgcgtcccgcacgggcctgggcctgggtcgcgcgtcccgcgcgggcctgggcctgggacgcgcgtcccgcgcgggcctgggtcccgcgtcccgcccgggcctgggtcccgcgtcccacgcgggccagcgggcctgggacgcgcgtcccgcgcgccgccgcctgcggccgcgccgctgccgcccgccgccggtcgccggcggtcctccgccgtctcgattctcgtgccgacttcgaaagctcgtatctcctccatccgagctccgtttcaggtgatcttggtctcgttggactccatttttcgccgcgaacctcgctgtgggctcaatgtgggctgaatctcgaggcgtcaaatcctaacataccTCTCTGGCCATATGAGCAATCTCTCCTCGCTGTATAGATGGTAATCAAGGCTTTTGTTGGACATGTACTCGTAGACCAGTAACAAAACACCTTTTTCATGACAATAGCCAATGAGTCGCACAAGATTGCGATGCCTCAGTTGGCTTATAATCGTGACTTCCGATAGGTACTCCTTCTTCCCTTGCCTAGAATATTTAGAAATCCTTTTGATTGCCACTTCTTGCTTCGTATCATCCAGCACTCCCATGTAAACCTCCCCGAAACCTCCTTCCCCAAGCTTTGCCTCCCTAACAAAATTTCCCGTTGCAATTGCAAGTGCACTATAAGAAAATTTCTTAGGGCCGGCACCTCTCTTAAATGCATTATTGATGGACAATTCAAGAGccatctcttcttcttccatccCTCCACTAGCCCTCTTATGCCATACTACAATCCCTGCTAAACCCAACCCACATAGCAAGATCCCGGTACCAACAGCAAGCCCCACCACTAATCCCACCTTACCCTTCTTCTTGGGTTGAGAAGTCAAATCAGAGGAAGTGAAATCCCAGGAATAGATGCAATGCGACTCCCAATACTGCCCGGTGGCCGCTGAGAAACCAACGGCCACATTCTCAGGCAGGTATTGCCTCAAGTCGACAACATAAGATAAGCTCCAATTCCTCCGAGGATCTGAAGCATTACAGAGGAAGACGCTCAAATTTTGAGAAACAGCATCATAAGTAATGGATGCAATGAATTGCACATTCTCTCTGATGCTAGCATTCATGTCCACTTGTGTTTTGGAAACGATGGACCAGATGTCGATGCCCACATGGTTGGCGCTAATATCGTTGAACTCAAGGTTCTTGTAGCTATCAAATTCGACAGCCACGACATCCTTATTCTCCAATGAATCAAAGCCAACAGTTGTAAACAGTCCAAGAGTTCCACGGGATGAATTCGCCGGAGCCTCAAAAGGGAAGGGTGAGAGGAAGAAGGCAAGCCCGTCAGAACTGACATTTTCTCCCCAGCCATCGATAGCGAATCTGAAATTTGTTGTGAAGTTGGCAAGCGTTCCTGAAGCATTGTCCCAGAGAGACACCGGTTCAGGATATGTGGCGCTTCCCTCTCTATTGTAAAAGGTGGGGCTGACCTGGTCCTTGGTGAGGTGGATGCCGCCGCCGTCGAAGTAGGCGAAGTAGGCGTCACCGGAGAAGTTTAAGTTTGGCTCGTCCAGTCTTTTGCCAGTGAAGTTGAAAGAGAGTGGGTTTACGAGGGGGATCAGGACAGATAACAGCGGAAAGAGGAGAATTAGGATGATGTGGAGAGATCTAGAGTTGGAGAGAGCCATTGTTTGAGATGGTAGGAGGCTTTCCAAGCTAGATTTTTTGAGTGGTAGAAAGACAAGGGATCAAATAGTTGGTTTGAAACGTGTCATTTGAAGAGGATAATGGTTTAGTTTGC
Above is a genomic segment from Elaeis guineensis isolate ETL-2024a chromosome 1, EG11, whole genome shotgun sequence containing:
- the LOC105032669 gene encoding L-type lectin-domain containing receptor kinase IX.1, whose protein sequence is MALSNSRSLHIILILLFPLLSVLIPLVNPLSFNFTGKRLDEPNLNFSGDAYFAYFDGGGIHLTKDQVSPTFYNREGSATYPEPVSLWDNASGTLANFTTNFRFAIDGWGENVSSDGLAFFLSPFPFEAPANSSRGTLGLFTTVGFDSLENKDVVAVEFDSYKNLEFNDISANHVGIDIWSIVSKTQVDMNASIRENVQFIASITYDAVSQNLSVFLCNASDPRRNWSLSYVVDLRQYLPENVAVGFSAATGQYWESHCIYSWDFTSSDLTSQPKKKGKVGLVVGLAVGTGILLCGLGLAGIVVWHKRASGGMEEEEMALELSINNAFKRGAGPKKFSYSALAIATGNFVREAKLGEGGFGEVYMGVLDDTKQEVAIKRISKYSRQGKKEYLSEVTIISQLRHRNLVRLIGYCHEKGVLLLVYEYMSNKSLDYHLYSEERLLIWPERYKIAFGLASAILYLHEEWEQCVVHRDIKPSNVMLDSDFNAKLGDFGLARLVDHDAYMQTTGAAGTAGYIAPEYATSGKASKESDVYSFGVVVLEIACGRKSSDIREQQDRVNLVEWVWKLYEENIYLTAVDKGLNMEFDEKQMECLMIVGLWCAHPDYNMRPSIRQAIGILKFDTPLPDLPPRKPIATYLPPVLASPSSRRFSANSEVPTQACT